The Spirosoma foliorum genome has a window encoding:
- a CDS encoding Smr/MutS family protein yields MNIGDKVRLLRAKEQGVVSRFLPGNMIEIEIEDGFRIPVMRSELVLVSPMEAERLLKPSIYEPQKTVTPAAPVILSNQGIYLAFVPVNDREYTLHLINNTDWEFPYTLGEESAGVGGGVQFRGLHSGLLKPKSQQKMNDLYAHAKFEEWPTFVVQGLWFRAGKSSLRQPLMKRFKARATTLFKSKTTVPVLNQPGFLTQLDAEAVEQPTPASQQPKPTTIRPDELKAEMFKSKAEPTNVSIDRPTAVVDLHVEELLPKGPGNRTPADLLKLQLDTFEKTLENAIASGMRDITFIHGVGSGSLRTELHKRLGQHANVKFFEDAQKQKFGYGATKVTLK; encoded by the coding sequence ATGAATATTGGGGATAAAGTCCGGCTTCTCCGGGCAAAAGAACAGGGAGTGGTGTCGCGGTTTTTGCCGGGCAACATGATTGAAATTGAAATTGAAGACGGATTCCGCATTCCGGTGATGCGGTCAGAGCTGGTGCTGGTTTCGCCGATGGAAGCTGAACGGTTGCTGAAGCCGAGTATTTATGAGCCACAAAAAACGGTGACGCCTGCTGCGCCAGTCATTCTGTCGAATCAGGGTATTTATCTGGCGTTTGTTCCAGTCAATGATCGAGAATATACGCTACACCTCATCAATAATACCGACTGGGAGTTTCCGTATACATTAGGCGAAGAGTCGGCTGGTGTTGGGGGAGGAGTACAATTTCGTGGACTGCACAGTGGTTTGTTGAAACCCAAGTCGCAGCAGAAAATGAATGACCTGTATGCCCACGCCAAATTTGAAGAATGGCCAACGTTTGTTGTACAGGGGTTGTGGTTCCGGGCTGGAAAGTCCTCGTTACGACAACCATTAATGAAGCGATTTAAAGCTCGCGCAACCACGCTGTTCAAAAGCAAAACAACCGTGCCTGTTCTAAATCAGCCCGGTTTTCTGACGCAGTTGGATGCTGAGGCTGTAGAACAGCCGACTCCTGCGAGTCAACAGCCGAAGCCAACGACTATCCGGCCTGATGAGTTGAAAGCTGAAATGTTCAAGTCGAAAGCAGAACCGACGAATGTTTCCATTGACCGACCTACTGCCGTTGTGGATTTACATGTCGAAGAGCTTTTGCCCAAAGGTCCAGGCAATCGTACGCCCGCCGATCTGCTAAAACTCCAATTGGATACATTCGAGAAAACCCTCGAAAACGCTATTGCGAGCGGCATGCGTGACATTACGTTTATTCATGGGGTTGGAAGCGGGTCTCTACGAACAGAACTTCACAAGCGATTGGGGCAGCACGCCAATGTTAAATTCTTTGAAGACGCTCAGAAACAGAAATTTGGCTATGGCGCCACGAAGGTTACGCTTAAATAG